Below is a window of Acidobacteriota bacterium DNA.
CTTCTGGACCCTTCGAAAGACCCGGACTCTCCGGAGGGAGACCCGGGAGTACGTGCCGGCGATCTTCGCCGCCATCCTCATCGCCAGCAACCCGTCCGCCTACGGCTTCGAAGCCCCCCCCGCCGACCCGGCCGAGCCGACGGCCTCCGTGATTCTGACGGAGGCCACCGACCTGAGGGTCCTCGCCCGGTGCGCCCAGATCCCCGTCGAGCAGATCCAGGCCTTGAACCCCTCCCTCAAGCGACTCGTCACACCCCCGAGGGAATACACGCTCAAGATCCCGGCCCACGCGTACGCCTCCTTCCAGGAGGCCTTCGCCGCGGTTCCTCCTGAGGAGCGGCTCGCTGTGGCGATGCACACCGTCGCCAAGGGGGAAACACTCGCTTCCCTCGCGCGCCGGTACAAGACGAGCGCCGAGGCCATCCGTCTCGCCAACCTGATGAAGGGACGGCGGATTTCGCCCGGCCAGACCCTCGTCGTCCCGCTGGGCGTGCCCGCGAGCGACCCCAGCCTGTACGTGGAGAGTCGGCCCTCCGTGCCCAAAGGGGCCAAGGTGTACAAGGTCCGGAAGGGAGACACCCTGGCCGGAATATCCAGACAGACCGGCGTTCCCGTGTCCCGCCTCAAGGAGCTGAACGGTCTGGAATCGGACGCCCTGCGCGCGGGCCAGCGGCTCGTCCTGGCCGAGAAGTCCGAGCCCGAGGGACTGGCCCCCAAACCCTCTGCGATCGGGGCTCAGAAGGCGCCCGCGGGTCGCGTCCACCACGTCCGGTCCGGAGATACCTTGTGGGACCTGGCTCGGAAATACGGCACGACGGTGGACAGGATCTGCCGCGCCAACCGGATCTCCCCCGGAAAGCGCCTCCACCTCGGCGACACGCTGGTCATCCCCTGACGTCCAGGAGATCCTTCGGGATCGAAGTCGGGAAGCGAGCGCTTCGGAGGAATAGGAAGGGAGAAGGAAGGACTCGGGAAACCTGCCCCTGAGGGCTTCTTTCCCTCCCTTCCTTCTCGCCCACTCACCTACTCACCTACTGACCTACTCACTTTCTCCCCTGCTCACGGGTTCTTCAACGCCGCGAGGACCCTGGCGTAATCGGGCTCCTGGCCGATCTCGGGCACCTGTTCCACATACCTGACCCGGTCCTGCGCGTCGAGAAGGACCACCGCCCGGCTGAGCAAGCCGGCCAGCGGCCCGTCCACGATCCGGACTCCATAGGAGTCGCCGAAGGAGAGGTCCCTTAATTCGCTGAGCATGACGACGTTCTGGATGCCCTCGGCGGCGCAAAACCGGGCCTGGGCGAAGGGCAGATCCCGGGAAATGGTGAGGATCCGGACTCCTTCCACGGCGGCGGCCTCCTGGTTGAACCGCCGGGCGGAGGCGGCGCAGACGCCCGTATCCAGGCTCGGGACAATGTTCAATATCTTCTTGAACCCGGCGAAATCGGCCAGGGACGCGTCCGAGAGATCGGACCGGGTGAGTCGAAACTCCGGGGCCTTCGAGCCGACGGCGGGAAGCTCTCCCGACGTGTGGATGGGGTTGCCTTTCAACGTGATCGTCGCCATGACCGGATCTCCTTTCCCTGTCTTGAACACAGAGTGTACGCCCATCTTTCCCGGCCTGTACAATGGAGCCATGAAAGGGATGAGCCGAATGCTCGAACGGTGGACCTCGGAGACCCGCCCCGTGCCCCTGGCGGTGGCGGCCGTGGCGGCGGCGAGCACGTGGGTCCTCCCGCCTCCCGGTGGGTTGACCCCTCCCGCCTGGCACCTCTTCGGCTTCTTCCTTTTCGCCATCCTGTCGGTGGTCCTGAGGGCCCTCCCGATCCTCACGGCCTCTCTGGCGGCGGGGGCGGGCTCCGTCCTGTCGGGCACGCTGTCGGGCCGCCAGTTGTTCGCGGGCTTCTCGGAGGACTTCATCCTGTTGATCGTCGCCGCCTTCCTCCTCTCCCGCGCCGTGATCCGGTCCGGGCTGGGCGCCCGGCTGGCGTTCCACGTGATCCGCCGCATCGGCGGTTCGGCCCTCGGGCTTTCCTACAGCCTCTTCGTGACGGACGCCCTCATCGCCCCGGCTTTCCCCAGCAACACGGCCCGGAGCGGCGTGCTGTATCCCGTGGTCGCCTCCCTCTGCGAGGGCCTCGGCGCGGCACCCGAAGGGGCCCGCCGCCGTCTCGGGGCCTTCCTGATGATGGCCGGGATGGCCTCCCTGAGCCTCTCCTCGTCGCTGTGGCTCACGGCCATGGCGGCCAACCCCGCCGGAGCCGGATTGGCCCTGGAGACGGCGGGCGTGAAGGTGACCTTCGGCTCGTGGTTTCTCGCCGCGGTGGTTCCCGTGGCCGCTTCCCTCCTTGTGGTGCCCTGGGTCCTGCTCAAGGTCGTCGGACCGGAAGTCACTCGCACACCCGAGGCGCCCGGGCTCGCCGAGGAGGCCCTGCGGAAGCTGGGTCCCCCCGCCCGGGACGAGTGGATCACGGCCGCCGTGTTCTTCTCCCTCGTGGCCGCGTGGGGCTTGGGGGGCGTCCTGGGCATCGACCGCACGGCGGCGGCGCTCTTCGGCCTCGCGGTCCTCCTCCTCACGGGCGTCTTCCGCGCCTCGGACCTCCGGAAGGAGGGCGAGGCCCTCGAAATCTGGATCTGGTTCGCCATCCTCTTCACCCTGAGCGCGGAACTGAACCGCCTGGGCTTCATGACCTGGATCGGTTCCTCCTTCGCGGGGACCCTCCACGGAACCCATCCCGCCGTCGCGTACCTGTCCCTCGTCGGCGGGTACGTGGCGCTTCATTATTTCTTCGTGAGCCAGTCGGCGCACCTGTTCGCGCTCTTTGCCGTGTTTCTGGACGTGGCTCTCTTTTCGGGCGTCCCGCCGGCCCTGGCCGCGTACATGCTCCTCTTCGCGACCAACTTCTTCTCCTGCATCACCCCGCAGGGCTCCAGCGCCAACGTCCTCTTCACGGGAAGCGGCCACCTCTCCACCTCCGAAATTTACCGGTACGGCGGCTTGGTGACGGCGGTCAACACGGCGGTTTTCCTCGCGGTGGGGACGCCTTGGATCCTTTGGGTGACCGGGTGAATCGGAACGGAACGCCCACCGTCTCGGACCCTTCGCCCGGAAGCGAGGGGGGGCTGGCTTTATCCGGGACCCGGACCCTCTTGTTGACCACTTTCACCCATGTGCTCGTCGATGGCTACGGCATCGGCCTTTCGGTTCTGCTCGCGCTCCTGTTCGGCCGGAACGGGCGATTCGCCCTGGTGGGCCTCATCCTCAGCGCGTACACCCTCGCCACGGCCTTCGCGGAGCCGCTCTGGGGGCGGTTCTCGGATGCCACGGGCCGCCGGGGCGCGGTCGTGGGGTGGGGCCTGGTTTTCGCGAGCGCGTCTTTCTGCGCCTTCGGATTCGTATCGCCCGAAGGCCCCTGGGCCGGACCCCTTCTCATCCTTTTCGCGCTGGCCGCGGGGGCGGGCGCCGGCACCTACCACAGCGTGGCCACCGCCCTGGTGAACGAAGTGACGAGCCGCGAGAACCGCGGGCTCGTCCAGGGCATCAACAACGCCGGAGGAAGCGTGGGTCGGACCTTGTTCCCCCTTGCGCTCGCCGAACTCGCCGTGGTCCTGGGATCCCCCGGCTGGGCGGTCCTCCCCTTCGCGGGAGCTGGCGTCCTTCTTGGCCTGGCCACCGTTTCGGCCTTCCCCCTCGCGTCCCCCCGAACCTTTAGGGCCGGCACCGCCTCCCCCTCGCCCGACGGGCCCATGGACCGTCGGTTCCTGGCGAGGATGGTGGCCCTTTCCTTTCTCCGCACCGCTTTCTTCGTCACGGCCGCCGGGTTTCTACCCACTTATCTCGTCGCCGTCCGGGGCCTGGACGAACGAGCCATGGGAACGGTCATGACCCTGGTCATGTCCACGGGCATCCTGGCCCAACCGCTGGGCGGGAGCCTCTCGGATCGGTTGGACCGGGGAAGGCTCCTGGCTGGCCTGCTCGCGGGCTCGGGGGCGGCCTTCGCGGGGTCTCTCCTGATGGAGGGACTCTGGTCCTCGGTGGCCCTCCTGGGGATCTCCATGTTCATGGTCCTGATGACCTTCCCCCTGCTCTTCGCCCTCATGGGCGACGTGGTGCCGGGGAATCGGCTCGGCGCGGCCACGGGGCTCGTTACGGGCGCGGGGGGCCTGGCCGCCACCCTGACCCAGGCGACCGTCGGCGTTCTGGCCCAACGGACCTCCCCTGTCCTCGTCCTCTTGGGCCTGTCCGCCCTTGGGGTCCTTTCGGGTTGGATGGCTATGGGGCTTCGCGCGCCCCGGTCTCCAGGTGGGCGTAGGGCTCTTGGGTCG
It encodes the following:
- the tpx gene encoding thiol peroxidase, whose protein sequence is MATITLKGNPIHTSGELPAVGSKAPEFRLTRSDLSDASLADFAGFKKILNIVPSLDTGVCAASARRFNQEAAAVEGVRILTISRDLPFAQARFCAAEGIQNVVMLSELRDLSFGDSYGVRIVDGPLAGLLSRAVVLLDAQDRVRYVEQVPEIGQEPDYARVLAALKNP
- a CDS encoding DASS family sodium-coupled anion symporter; amino-acid sequence: MLERWTSETRPVPLAVAAVAAASTWVLPPPGGLTPPAWHLFGFFLFAILSVVLRALPILTASLAAGAGSVLSGTLSGRQLFAGFSEDFILLIVAAFLLSRAVIRSGLGARLAFHVIRRIGGSALGLSYSLFVTDALIAPAFPSNTARSGVLYPVVASLCEGLGAAPEGARRRLGAFLMMAGMASLSLSSSLWLTAMAANPAGAGLALETAGVKVTFGSWFLAAVVPVAASLLVVPWVLLKVVGPEVTRTPEAPGLAEEALRKLGPPARDEWITAAVFFSLVAAWGLGGVLGIDRTAAALFGLAVLLLTGVFRASDLRKEGEALEIWIWFAILFTLSAELNRLGFMTWIGSSFAGTLHGTHPAVAYLSLVGGYVALHYFFVSQSAHLFALFAVFLDVALFSGVPPALAAYMLLFATNFFSCITPQGSSANVLFTGSGHLSTSEIYRYGGLVTAVNTAVFLAVGTPWILWVTG
- a CDS encoding MFS transporter; this encodes MNRNGTPTVSDPSPGSEGGLALSGTRTLLLTTFTHVLVDGYGIGLSVLLALLFGRNGRFALVGLILSAYTLATAFAEPLWGRFSDATGRRGAVVGWGLVFASASFCAFGFVSPEGPWAGPLLILFALAAGAGAGTYHSVATALVNEVTSRENRGLVQGINNAGGSVGRTLFPLALAELAVVLGSPGWAVLPFAGAGVLLGLATVSAFPLASPRTFRAGTASPSPDGPMDRRFLARMVALSFLRTAFFVTAAGFLPTYLVAVRGLDERAMGTVMTLVMSTGILAQPLGGSLSDRLDRGRLLAGLLAGSGAAFAGSLLMEGLWSSVALLGISMFMVLMTFPLLFALMGDVVPGNRLGAATGLVTGAGGLAATLTQATVGVLAQRTSPVLVLLGLSALGVLSGWMAMGLRAPRSPGGRRALGS